The following proteins are co-located in the Oncorhynchus gorbuscha isolate QuinsamMale2020 ecotype Even-year linkage group LG22, OgorEven_v1.0, whole genome shotgun sequence genome:
- the bag1 gene encoding BAG family molecular chaperone regulator 1, producing MAENTVTVTVAYGSTKHSITVTGLDGNEPLLKDLSDALVQVTGVPVPAQKLIFKGKSLKEMEESLSSFGIKQGCKLMMIGKRNSPEEESELKKLKDIEKSVEQTAKKLEKVDGELTGLKNGFLAKDLQAEALGRLDQRVKVASEQFMKILEQVDSMTLPENFGDCRMKKKGLVKTVQGFLAQCDKIEAGILDHLAKIQSKNLALADS from the exons ATGGCGGAGAATACAGTCACGGTCACTGTTGCTTACG GTTCTACGAAGCACAGCATCACGGTAACGGGGCTGGACGGGAACGAACCGTTACTGAAGGACCTTTCTGATGCTCTGGTTCAGGTTACCGGGGTCCCGGTGCCTGCACAGAAACTCATCTTTAAAG GGAAGtcactgaaggagatggaggagagtctGTCCAGCTTTGGAatcaaacagggatgtaaactcaTGATGATTGGAAAGAGG AACAGCCCAGAGGAGGAGTCTGAGCTGAAGAAGTTGAAGGACATTGAGAAGTCAGTAGAACAGACGGCTAAGAAACTGGAGAAGGTGGATGGAGAGCTGACAGGCCTGAAGAAT GGATTCCTAGCTAAAGACCTGCAGGCTGAGGCGCTGGGGAGACTGGACCAAAGAGTGAAGGTGGCATCTGAACAGTTCATGAAGATTCTAGAGCAGGTGGACTCTATG ACTTTACCAGAGAACTTTGGTGACTGTCGGATGAAGAAAAAGGGTCTCGTAAAAACAGTTCAG ggATTCCTGGCTCAGTGTGACAAGATTGAAGCAGGGATTTTAGACCACTTGGCTAAGATCCAGTCTAAGAACCTGGCCCTGGCAGATTCTTAG